One genomic segment of Acinetobacter oleivorans DR1 includes these proteins:
- the ftsH gene encoding ATP-dependent zinc metalloprotease FtsH yields MSDYFKNAVLWLIILGVLILIFSNISDRNKPTAMKYSDFVAAVNSGQIKQVTIDGLNINGEKTNGSQFETVRPQVEDTELMPSLNKQNVVVEGTAPQRQGILMQLLIASFPVLLIILLFMFFMRNMGGGAGGKNGPMSFGKSKAKMLSEDQIKVNFSDVAGCDEAKQEVVEIVDFLKDPAKFKRLGATIPRGVLMVGPPGTGKTLLAKAIAGEAKVPFFSISGSDFVEMFVGVGASRVRDMFEQAKGHAPCIIFIDEIDAVGRHRGSGTGGGHDEREQTLNQMLVEMDGFEGNEGVIVIAATNRVDVLDKALLRPGRFDRQVMVGLPDIRGREQILNVHLKKLPSVTGVDMKVLARGTPGFSGAQLANLVNEAALFAARRNKNTVDMHDFEDAKDKIYMGPERKSMVLREEERRATAYHEAGHAIVAEILPGTDPVHKVTIMPRGWALGVTWQLPEQDQISHYKDKMLNEIAILFGGRIAEEVFIQQQSTGASNDFERATKMARAMVTKYGMSDKMGVMVYEDENQNGFFGNVGSRTISEATQQLVDEEVRRILDEQYKVARNILEGNKDIAHAMVKALMEWETIDRDQIRDIMEGREPQPPKVYVAENPVAAFEPPKDGPSTPPPLPAMN; encoded by the coding sequence TTGAGCGATTACTTCAAGAATGCCGTATTGTGGCTAATAATACTTGGTGTTCTGATTTTAATTTTCAGTAATATCAGTGACCGCAACAAGCCTACTGCGATGAAATATTCAGATTTCGTTGCAGCGGTGAATAGTGGCCAAATTAAGCAAGTCACAATTGACGGTTTAAATATTAATGGTGAAAAAACTAACGGATCACAGTTTGAAACTGTTCGTCCGCAAGTTGAAGACACTGAGCTTATGCCAAGCTTAAATAAACAAAATGTTGTTGTTGAGGGAACAGCTCCACAACGTCAAGGCATTTTGATGCAACTTCTCATTGCTAGTTTCCCTGTACTGTTAATCATTTTGTTATTCATGTTCTTTATGCGTAACATGGGTGGTGGTGCAGGCGGAAAGAATGGACCGATGAGTTTTGGTAAGTCGAAGGCAAAAATGCTTTCTGAAGACCAGATCAAAGTCAATTTTTCTGACGTCGCCGGCTGTGATGAAGCAAAACAAGAAGTTGTTGAAATTGTTGATTTCTTAAAAGACCCTGCAAAATTCAAACGTTTGGGCGCGACTATTCCTCGTGGCGTACTTATGGTTGGTCCTCCGGGTACTGGTAAAACATTATTAGCTAAAGCAATTGCTGGTGAAGCGAAGGTTCCTTTCTTCAGCATTTCAGGTTCTGACTTTGTAGAAATGTTCGTGGGTGTGGGTGCGTCCCGTGTCCGTGATATGTTTGAGCAGGCGAAGGGTCACGCGCCATGTATCATCTTTATCGATGAGATTGATGCAGTTGGTCGTCACCGTGGTTCGGGTACAGGTGGTGGTCATGATGAGCGTGAACAAACCTTAAACCAGATGCTTGTGGAAATGGATGGTTTTGAAGGTAATGAAGGCGTAATCGTTATTGCTGCAACTAACCGTGTTGATGTGCTTGATAAAGCATTATTACGTCCAGGTCGTTTTGACCGTCAAGTAATGGTTGGTTTACCGGATATTCGTGGTCGTGAGCAAATTCTGAATGTGCATTTGAAAAAATTACCTTCAGTTACAGGTGTGGACATGAAAGTGTTAGCACGTGGTACGCCAGGTTTCTCTGGTGCACAGTTGGCTAACCTTGTTAACGAAGCTGCATTATTTGCTGCACGCCGTAATAAGAATACGGTCGACATGCATGACTTTGAAGATGCAAAAGACAAAATCTACATGGGTCCAGAGCGTAAGTCGATGGTTCTACGTGAAGAAGAGCGTCGTGCAACTGCTTATCATGAAGCTGGTCATGCAATTGTTGCAGAGATTTTGCCTGGTACAGATCCTGTTCATAAAGTAACGATCATGCCACGTGGTTGGGCTTTGGGTGTAACTTGGCAGTTACCTGAACAAGACCAGATTAGCCATTATAAAGACAAGATGCTAAATGAAATTGCGATTTTGTTTGGTGGTCGTATTGCTGAGGAAGTGTTTATCCAACAGCAATCTACTGGTGCTTCAAACGACTTTGAGCGAGCTACTAAAATGGCGCGTGCAATGGTTACTAAGTACGGTATGTCTGACAAAATGGGTGTAATGGTTTACGAAGATGAAAACCAGAATGGTTTCTTTGGAAATGTAGGAAGCCGTACGATTTCTGAAGCAACTCAACAATTAGTTGATGAAGAAGTACGCCGTATTCTTGATGAGCAATATAAAGTTGCACGTAATATCTTAGAAGGTAATAAAGATATTGCACATGCAATGGTAAAAGCTTTGATGGAATGGGAAACCATTGATCGTGATCAAATTCGTGACATTATGGAAGGTCGTGAGCCACAACCACCTAAAGTCTATGTTGCTGAAAATCCAGTGGCTGCATTTGAACCACCAAAAGATGGTCCATCTACACCACCACCATTACCAGCAATGAACTAA
- the folP gene encoding dihydropteroate synthase, translating to MQLMPLPQQILQCGQLQLDLSQPHVMGILNVTPDSFSDGGKHNQVDQAIAHALIMIEQGATIIDIGGESTRPGASEVSVEEEIRRVVPVVAALAKHDVILSIDTSQPDVIRAAKEAGAHIWNDVRALTRPNALKTAVELDIPVVIMHMRGEPTTMNQLDQYTNVTLDVMQELQQRVEEALTAGVKKQNIIIDPGFGFAKNAQQNLRLLNEFWKLSEMGYPILSGLSRKRFIGEALHGVAADERAVGSVTGHLLSIQQGASIVRAHDVKAMHDAILVWKAMKQA from the coding sequence ATGCAGTTAATGCCTTTACCTCAGCAAATTCTACAATGTGGGCAGCTTCAGTTGGATTTATCACAGCCTCATGTTATGGGTATTTTAAATGTCACGCCAGATTCTTTTAGTGATGGTGGAAAACATAATCAAGTAGATCAAGCTATTGCTCATGCGCTAATCATGATAGAGCAGGGCGCTACCATTATTGATATTGGTGGGGAATCTACCCGTCCGGGGGCATCTGAGGTAAGTGTAGAAGAAGAAATTAGAAGAGTTGTACCTGTAGTTGCAGCTTTAGCTAAACATGATGTGATTCTATCAATTGATACGAGTCAGCCAGATGTTATCCGTGCAGCAAAAGAAGCGGGTGCTCATATTTGGAATGATGTACGTGCGCTTACTCGACCAAATGCTTTAAAAACGGCAGTAGAGTTGGATATCCCTGTGGTGATTATGCATATGCGTGGTGAGCCCACCACAATGAATCAGCTAGATCAATATACGAATGTGACATTGGATGTAATGCAAGAGCTTCAGCAGCGCGTTGAAGAGGCTTTAACTGCAGGTGTAAAAAAACAGAATATTATTATTGATCCTGGATTTGGTTTTGCAAAAAATGCGCAGCAAAATTTAAGACTGTTAAATGAATTCTGGAAGCTTAGTGAAATGGGTTATCCAATTTTATCTGGCCTTTCTCGTAAACGTTTTATTGGTGAAGCTTTACACGGCGTAGCTGCAGATGAGCGCGCAGTGGGAAGCGTTACGGGGCATTTGCTTAGCATTCAGCAAGGAGCGTCAATTGTTCGAGCACATGATGTAAAAGCTATGCATGATGCAATTCTTGTTTGGAAAGCGATGAAACAAGCTTAA
- a CDS encoding DUF5713 family protein: MFEDLLLPMFDDEYYPDILVAELKQLIEQFAKKVQKPALADQDIYRYAHQTVIEINEMKPQFEDLDSSLDDSAADYIAEAMMMVAQDAGYLDLEMEELVMNREW, translated from the coding sequence ATGTTCGAAGACTTACTTCTCCCAATGTTTGATGACGAGTATTATCCAGATATTTTAGTCGCTGAACTCAAGCAGTTAATTGAACAATTTGCCAAAAAAGTTCAGAAGCCTGCTTTAGCTGATCAGGATATTTATCGATATGCTCATCAAACTGTAATTGAAATCAATGAAATGAAACCTCAGTTCGAAGATCTAGATTCTTCCTTGGATGATAGTGCTGCTGACTATATTGCTGAAGCAATGATGATGGTGGCACAGGATGCAGGATATTTAGACCTTGAAATGGAAGAGCTGGTGATGAATCGAGAGTGGTGA
- a CDS encoding alkaline phosphatase D family protein — protein sequence MSEKISRRELIQKSLFGFGALSLSVAFTGCNDGSDEESSEAQADFLHGVASGDPLQDKVILWTRLTPVDLSARLKVTWEIATDDQFKLNLKTGVVQTTKTDDFTVKVDATGLQTDTIYYYRFHFGNKTSPVGQTKTLPVSTNKVSFAVCSCSNYPAGYFYVYREIAKQNVDVVIHLGDYIYEYGADGYATEDAEKLGRTLPSDNNKEIIKLEDYRKRYALYRQDKDLQAAHQRHPFIVIWDDHELANDTWRDGAENHQDNEGSFSDRKLAALQAYFEWMPIRPVSNTDHLNIYRQFNFGSLVQLTMLDTRIIARDKQLEYRDYMTASGLDAQKFQADLTDSKRTLMGHTQRDWLVDKLKQSTATWNVIGQQVLMSKMWIPAELLVSLGQITSGGTSPDALAKMNAQITELVTLKLRLEQGDPTLTIQEKARVTTLVPYNLDAWDGYYAEREFVYDKLAEFNKKIIVLAGDTHNAWTSYLYSQKGKYVGVELATSSVSSPGLEKYLSIPLAQLQKFEFAFTTLIDELTYCNLNQRGYLVVTLDDTQVQSDWIFVDSIKNAEYKVDSSRHYQLVLDANLTPEKDKQKTA from the coding sequence ATGTCAGAGAAAATTTCACGCCGAGAATTAATTCAAAAAAGTCTTTTCGGTTTTGGGGCGCTATCTTTGTCGGTAGCTTTTACGGGTTGTAATGATGGTTCCGATGAAGAAAGTTCGGAGGCACAAGCAGATTTTTTACATGGAGTTGCGAGCGGCGACCCTTTGCAGGATAAAGTAATTTTATGGACGCGCTTAACACCGGTAGATCTTAGTGCGCGCCTTAAGGTGACTTGGGAAATTGCTACCGATGACCAGTTTAAGCTGAACTTGAAGACTGGCGTGGTTCAAACGACTAAAACGGATGATTTCACCGTGAAAGTAGATGCAACAGGTCTACAGACGGATACCATTTATTATTACCGTTTCCATTTTGGTAATAAAACTTCACCTGTTGGTCAAACTAAAACTTTGCCTGTAAGTACCAATAAGGTCAGCTTTGCAGTATGTTCTTGTTCTAACTATCCTGCGGGTTACTTCTATGTTTATCGTGAAATAGCAAAACAGAATGTGGATGTAGTCATTCATTTGGGAGATTACATTTATGAATATGGCGCTGATGGATATGCGACAGAAGATGCAGAAAAATTGGGCCGTACTTTGCCATCTGATAACAATAAAGAAATTATTAAACTAGAAGATTATCGCAAACGTTATGCGTTATATCGTCAGGATAAAGACTTGCAGGCAGCTCATCAGCGTCATCCTTTCATTGTAATTTGGGATGATCATGAGTTAGCAAATGATACTTGGCGTGATGGTGCGGAAAACCATCAGGATAATGAAGGATCTTTTTCTGATCGTAAGTTAGCTGCTCTACAGGCTTATTTTGAATGGATGCCAATTCGCCCTGTTTCTAACACAGATCATCTAAATATTTATCGTCAGTTTAATTTTGGGTCACTTGTACAACTAACAATGTTAGATACACGCATTATTGCGCGAGATAAACAGCTTGAATACAGGGACTATATGACAGCTTCTGGTTTAGATGCTCAAAAATTTCAGGCTGATTTAACAGATTCAAAGCGTACTTTAATGGGGCATACACAAAGAGATTGGTTGGTTGATAAATTAAAACAATCTACAGCAACATGGAATGTGATTGGTCAGCAAGTATTAATGAGTAAAATGTGGATTCCTGCTGAATTATTGGTTTCTCTGGGGCAAATTACTTCAGGTGGAACTTCGCCAGATGCGTTAGCTAAAATGAATGCGCAAATTACAGAATTAGTCACATTGAAATTGCGATTAGAGCAGGGTGATCCAACTTTAACTATTCAAGAAAAAGCGCGAGTCACAACTTTAGTTCCATATAATCTCGATGCTTGGGATGGGTACTATGCTGAGCGAGAGTTTGTGTATGATAAATTGGCAGAGTTTAATAAGAAAATTATTGTTTTGGCTGGCGATACCCATAATGCATGGACATCTTACCTGTATAGCCAAAAAGGAAAGTATGTCGGTGTTGAACTGGCGACAAGTTCGGTTTCTTCACCGGGTCTTGAAAAATATTTAAGTATTCCTTTGGCTCAGTTGCAAAAGTTTGAATTTGCCTTTACTACACTTATCGATGAATTGACGTATTGCAATTTAAATCAGCGGGGCTACCTGGTGGTTACACTCGATGATACGCAAGTGCAATCGGATTGGATTTTTGTGGATTCAATTAAAAATGCAGAATATAAAGTAGATTCAAGTCGACACTATCAATTAGTGTTAGATGCGAACTTAACACCTGAAAAAGATAAGCAAAAAACTGCTTAA
- the folD gene encoding bifunctional methylenetetrahydrofolate dehydrogenase/methenyltetrahydrofolate cyclohydrolase FolD: MALVLDGRALAKQIEENLSVRVEALKAKTGRTPILATILVGDDGASATYVRMKGNACRRVGMDSLKIELSQETTTEQLLAEIEKLNANPDVHGILLQHPVPAQIDERACFDAISLAKDVDGVTCLGFGRMAMGEAAYGSATPAGIMTILKENNIEIAGKHAIVVGRSAILGKPMAMMLLQANATVTICHSRTQNLPELVKQADIIVGAVGKAELIQKDWIKQGAVVVDAGFHPRDGGGVGDIQLQGIEEIASAYTPVPGGVGPMTITTLIRQTVEAAEKALG, encoded by the coding sequence GTGGCATTGGTTTTAGACGGTCGTGCATTAGCAAAGCAAATTGAAGAAAATTTGTCAGTACGTGTTGAAGCTTTAAAAGCTAAAACAGGTCGTACCCCAATTTTAGCGACTATTTTGGTTGGGGATGATGGCGCATCTGCAACTTATGTACGCATGAAAGGAAATGCTTGCCGTCGAGTAGGCATGGATTCTTTAAAAATTGAGTTATCACAAGAAACTACAACAGAACAATTATTAGCTGAAATCGAAAAGCTAAATGCTAATCCAGATGTTCACGGTATTCTTCTACAACATCCCGTTCCTGCACAAATTGATGAGCGCGCATGTTTTGATGCAATCTCATTAGCTAAAGATGTTGATGGTGTAACTTGTCTTGGTTTTGGCCGTATGGCTATGGGCGAAGCTGCATATGGTTCAGCAACTCCTGCGGGCATTATGACCATTTTAAAAGAAAACAACATTGAAATTGCTGGTAAACATGCGATTGTGGTTGGTCGTTCAGCAATTTTAGGTAAACCAATGGCAATGATGCTATTGCAAGCGAATGCAACAGTAACAATTTGCCATTCACGTACACAAAACTTACCTGAGCTTGTGAAACAAGCTGACATTATTGTTGGTGCTGTAGGTAAAGCTGAACTCATCCAAAAAGACTGGATTAAACAAGGTGCAGTAGTTGTTGATGCTGGTTTCCATCCACGCGATGGTGGTGGTGTAGGCGACATCCAGCTACAAGGTATTGAAGAAATTGCTTCTGCTTATACGCCAGTACCAGGTGGTGTTGGTCCAATGACAATTACAACTTTGATTCGTCAAACTGTAGAAGCTGCTGAAAAAGCTTTAGGTTAA
- a CDS encoding class I SAM-dependent methyltransferase: MSCTFQLTKAPEHLLQALHEVIPHCELMVQQLPETPVSLWLIPPVFPTDRLDDEVIRRIWNDTPYWIFCWASGLAMAQWLLAEPHHVKDKVVLDFGAGSGVVAIAAKMAGAKRVICCDIDQVSLAACRENALLNDVELEYLDDLYKAEQVDVLLAADVLYDQCNRFFLDEFLKFSPEVWVADSRVKNFSHPKYEKIDERSASTWPDLDEAKEFRNVSFYKTL; encoded by the coding sequence ATGAGCTGCACTTTCCAACTTACCAAAGCCCCTGAACATTTACTTCAAGCCTTGCATGAAGTTATTCCTCATTGTGAGTTGATGGTACAACAGTTACCAGAAACGCCTGTTTCCTTGTGGTTGATTCCACCCGTTTTCCCAACTGATCGCTTAGATGATGAAGTTATTCGCCGTATCTGGAATGACACGCCATATTGGATTTTTTGCTGGGCATCTGGTTTAGCAATGGCGCAGTGGTTACTTGCAGAGCCACATCATGTTAAAGATAAAGTTGTTCTAGATTTTGGTGCAGGTTCGGGCGTAGTCGCAATTGCAGCTAAAATGGCTGGTGCTAAAAGAGTAATTTGTTGTGATATTGATCAAGTTAGTCTTGCTGCCTGCCGTGAAAATGCTTTGTTGAATGATGTTGAGCTGGAATATTTGGACGATTTATATAAAGCAGAGCAAGTTGATGTTTTATTGGCTGCTGATGTGTTGTATGACCAGTGCAACCGTTTCTTTTTAGATGAATTCTTGAAATTTTCGCCAGAGGTTTGGGTCGCAGATAGCCGTGTTAAAAACTTTAGTCATCCAAAATATGAAAAAATTGATGAAAGAAGTGCATCGACATGGCCAGATCTTGATGAAGCTAAAGAGTTTAGAAATGTAAGTTTTTATAAGACGCTGTAA
- a CDS encoding MFS transporter: MERLMVDQPSTATTPHSNLDTKTRLKSILGGSAGNLVEWYDWYVYAAFTLYFAHAFFPKGSQTAQLLQAAAIFAVGFLMRPIGAWIMGIYSDRKGRKAGLTLSVTLMCVGSLLIAVTPSYESIGVFAPLLLVVARLIQGLSVGGEYGASATYLSEMAEKNRRGFFSSFQYVTLIAGQLTALCVLLILQMVLTEQQLHDWGWRIPFFIGALLAIVVFRIRRGLLETQSFKNAQAEKDQPQSGMFALFKHYPKEAFTVLFLTAGGTLAFYTYTTYLQKYLVNTSGFTKPEATQITTLALFIFMCLQPVAGALSDRIGRKPLMIFFGITGVLFTYILFDALANTHNYWTAFWLCFGGLVMVTGYTSINAVVKAELFPAHIRALGVALPYAIANTLFGGTAEFFALSFKEAGHESWYFIYVSIMIFISLIIYIFMKDTKHHSKIKEH, encoded by the coding sequence ATGGAGCGACTCATGGTTGATCAACCTTCTACCGCAACAACTCCGCATTCTAATTTAGATACAAAAACCCGGCTAAAATCAATTTTGGGCGGTTCCGCGGGTAACCTTGTCGAATGGTACGACTGGTACGTATATGCCGCATTTACGCTCTATTTTGCTCATGCATTTTTCCCAAAAGGAAGTCAAACAGCTCAACTTCTTCAAGCGGCTGCAATTTTTGCTGTAGGTTTTTTAATGCGCCCAATCGGTGCATGGATTATGGGAATCTACTCAGACCGCAAAGGACGTAAAGCAGGTCTTACACTTTCCGTTACTTTGATGTGCGTAGGCTCACTTCTTATTGCTGTGACACCAAGTTATGAAAGCATTGGTGTATTTGCCCCTCTTTTATTAGTTGTCGCTCGTTTAATTCAAGGCTTAAGTGTAGGCGGTGAATATGGTGCCAGTGCCACTTATTTAAGTGAAATGGCCGAAAAAAATCGGCGTGGTTTTTTCTCAAGCTTTCAATATGTCACCTTAATTGCAGGACAACTGACAGCTCTATGTGTTCTTTTAATATTACAAATGGTATTAACCGAACAACAGTTACATGATTGGGGATGGCGTATTCCATTCTTTATTGGTGCTTTACTTGCCATTGTTGTGTTCCGTATTCGTCGTGGCTTATTAGAAACACAATCTTTTAAAAATGCCCAAGCTGAAAAAGACCAACCACAATCGGGCATGTTTGCTTTATTCAAACACTACCCTAAAGAAGCTTTTACAGTATTATTTTTAACAGCTGGCGGAACTTTAGCTTTTTATACCTATACTACTTACCTACAAAAATATTTAGTAAATACGTCCGGATTTACAAAACCCGAGGCCACTCAAATTACCACGTTAGCGCTATTTATTTTCATGTGCTTACAACCTGTAGCGGGTGCTTTGTCAGACCGAATCGGTCGAAAACCTCTTATGATTTTCTTCGGAATAACTGGTGTTTTATTCACATATATTTTATTTGATGCACTCGCAAACACGCATAACTACTGGACAGCTTTCTGGTTATGTTTTGGAGGTCTAGTGATGGTGACTGGCTACACTTCAATTAATGCTGTGGTTAAAGCAGAGCTATTTCCTGCACATATTCGAGCTTTAGGGGTAGCTTTACCCTACGCGATTGCCAATACATTATTTGGCGGTACAGCAGAGTTCTTTGCTTTAAGTTTTAAAGAAGCTGGACATGAATCCTGGTACTTTATTTATGTGAGTATTATGATCTTCATTTCACTTATTATTTATATTTTTATGAAAGATACTAAGCATCATTCAAAAATTAAAGAACATTAA
- the glpK gene encoding glycerol kinase GlpK, whose product MSNCPKKYIVAFDQGTTSSRAIVLDHDANVVSIAQKEFTQIYPQPGWVEHDPMEIWATQSAVWVEALAQAGIKSEQVAAIGITNQRETTVVWDKKTGKPIYNAIVWQSRQTTEICNQLHKAGWQEYIRKKTGLVIDPYFSATKIKWILDHVEGSRERAERGELLFGTVDTWLIWKLTNGAVHVTDFTNASRTMLFDIEKLEWDEKLLQALDIPRAMLPEVRSSSEVYGYTHTISGQEVGIPIAGIAGDQQAALFGQMCVEPGQAKNTYGTGCFLLMNTGKKIVRSEHGLLTTIACGANGEVNYALEGAVFNGGSCVQWLRDELKVIKNAKDSELYATRVKDSNGVYVVPAFTGLGAPYWDPTARGAIFGLTRGASIEHIIRATLESIAYQTRDVLDAMQQDAEEELRTLRVDGGVTENNFLMQFQADILSTPVERPIMKETTALGAAFLAGLATGFWQDLNELRNKSAIEKVFEPKMSCEQSEVIYKGWLKAVKRSQSWAED is encoded by the coding sequence ATGTCAAATTGCCCGAAAAAATATATTGTTGCTTTTGATCAGGGAACAACAAGCTCAAGAGCAATTGTTTTAGATCATGATGCTAACGTTGTAAGTATTGCTCAAAAAGAATTTACTCAGATTTATCCGCAGCCAGGTTGGGTTGAGCATGATCCTATGGAAATTTGGGCCACACAAAGTGCTGTTTGGGTAGAAGCTCTAGCTCAAGCTGGCATCAAGAGTGAACAAGTTGCAGCAATTGGGATTACCAATCAGCGGGAAACTACGGTTGTTTGGGATAAAAAAACGGGCAAGCCGATTTACAATGCGATTGTTTGGCAAAGTCGACAAACGACTGAGATATGCAATCAATTACATAAGGCAGGATGGCAAGAATATATTCGTAAAAAAACGGGGTTAGTGATTGATCCTTATTTTTCTGCTACCAAAATAAAATGGATTTTGGACCATGTAGAAGGAAGCCGTGAACGCGCTGAGCGAGGTGAATTATTGTTCGGTACGGTGGACACTTGGTTAATCTGGAAACTAACCAATGGCGCTGTTCACGTCACTGATTTTACCAATGCTTCGCGAACCATGCTTTTTGATATTGAAAAGCTTGAGTGGGATGAAAAACTTTTACAAGCTTTAGATATTCCTAGAGCAATGCTACCCGAAGTTCGTAGTTCATCTGAGGTTTATGGATACACACATACCATTAGCGGTCAAGAAGTGGGGATTCCGATTGCCGGTATAGCAGGGGATCAACAAGCTGCACTTTTCGGGCAAATGTGTGTAGAACCCGGGCAAGCAAAAAATACCTATGGCACAGGCTGCTTTCTACTCATGAACACGGGTAAAAAGATTGTTCGTTCAGAGCATGGTTTACTGACGACGATTGCATGTGGTGCAAATGGTGAAGTGAACTATGCCTTAGAGGGCGCCGTGTTTAATGGTGGCTCTTGCGTACAGTGGCTTCGTGATGAGTTAAAGGTAATTAAGAACGCTAAAGACTCTGAGCTTTATGCAACACGTGTAAAAGACAGCAATGGTGTATATGTTGTACCTGCTTTTACAGGTTTAGGTGCTCCCTATTGGGACCCGACAGCGCGTGGGGCAATCTTTGGTCTCACTCGTGGAGCAAGTATAGAACATATTATTCGTGCAACTTTAGAGTCAATTGCTTATCAGACAAGAGATGTACTTGATGCGATGCAGCAAGATGCAGAAGAAGAGCTTCGTACACTTAGAGTAGATGGTGGGGTAACGGAAAATAATTTCTTGATGCAATTTCAAGCCGATATTTTATCAACCCCAGTAGAACGCCCAATAATGAAAGAAACTACTGCTTTAGGTGCAGCTTTTCTTGCAGGATTGGCAACGGGTTTCTGGCAAGATCTTAATGAGTTAAGAAATAAGTCTGCGATAGAAAAAGTATTTGAACCAAAAATGTCTTGTGAGCAATCTGAAGTTATTTATAAAGGTTGGCTGAAGGCAGTTAAGCGTAGTCAAAGTTGGGCTGAGGATTGA
- the glpD gene encoding glycerol-3-phosphate dehydrogenase, with amino-acid sequence MTVQLNDYSKIYDIAVIGGGINGVGIANDAAGRGLSVFLCEKDDLASHTSSASSKLIHGGLRYLEHKEFRLVREALAEREVLLAKAPHIIKPMRFIMPHRPHLRPAWLIRAGLFFYDHLGKREKLLGSNLIYFKEDSPLKPAITRGFEYSDCTVDDARLVMLNALQAKEKGAKVVTRTRCVKAYRQQELWHLELQSGAESYQIRAKALVNAAGPWVEELISENLQLKSPYQIRLIQGSHIVVPKLYDCHKAFIMQNEDRRIVFAIPYLEQYTLIGTTDQEYLDDPQKVEITEVEIDYLLTVTNTHFKKQLTRTDIVSQFSGVRALCDDESDNPSAVTRDYTLALQVEDKTTPLLSVFGGKITTYRKLAESALEHLDPFFTDMGDEWTANEVLPGAENWTTLEDLVIKIQNQVEGITEQLATRWANAYGSRVWDILHERKALEQLGQDFGHGLFESEVQYLCENEWANTAEDILWRRTKLGLAFDEKQVKNLESYLTGRRQKDDAA; translated from the coding sequence ATGACAGTACAGCTTAATGATTATTCAAAAATATATGACATTGCCGTGATTGGTGGCGGTATTAATGGCGTCGGTATTGCTAATGATGCGGCAGGTCGGGGCTTATCGGTATTTTTATGTGAAAAAGATGATTTAGCTAGTCACACCTCATCTGCGAGCAGTAAATTAATTCACGGCGGTTTACGCTACTTAGAACATAAAGAATTTCGGTTGGTTAGAGAAGCTTTAGCAGAGCGTGAAGTCTTGTTGGCTAAAGCTCCGCATATTATTAAACCAATGCGTTTTATTATGCCTCATCGGCCACATTTGCGTCCTGCGTGGTTAATTCGGGCAGGCCTATTTTTTTATGATCATTTAGGAAAACGAGAAAAATTATTAGGGTCAAATCTTATTTATTTCAAAGAAGATAGTCCCCTAAAACCAGCTATAACGCGTGGCTTTGAATATTCGGACTGTACTGTAGATGATGCACGTCTTGTTATGTTGAATGCACTACAAGCTAAAGAGAAGGGTGCCAAAGTTGTAACACGGACAAGATGTGTTAAGGCTTATAGACAACAAGAACTGTGGCATTTGGAACTACAAAGCGGGGCTGAGTCTTATCAAATACGTGCAAAAGCCTTAGTGAATGCAGCAGGTCCTTGGGTCGAAGAACTTATTAGTGAAAACCTACAATTAAAATCGCCATATCAAATTCGGCTGATACAAGGAAGTCATATTGTTGTGCCTAAACTATATGATTGTCATAAAGCTTTTATCATGCAAAATGAAGACCGACGCATCGTGTTTGCCATTCCTTATTTAGAACAATACACATTAATAGGTACGACAGATCAGGAATATTTAGATGATCCACAAAAGGTAGAGATTACAGAAGTAGAAATTGATTATCTTTTAACGGTGACAAATACACATTTTAAAAAGCAGCTCACCCGTACTGATATCGTCAGTCAGTTTTCTGGAGTTCGAGCTTTATGTGATGATGAGTCAGATAATCCTTCTGCAGTTACACGTGACTATACTTTGGCATTGCAAGTTGAAGATAAAACAACTCCCTTGCTGTCCGTATTTGGTGGAAAGATTACAACTTATCGGAAATTAGCTGAATCGGCTCTGGAGCATCTTGACCCGTTTTTTACAGATATGGGAGATGAGTGGACTGCAAATGAAGTGTTACCTGGGGCGGAGAATTGGACCACACTTGAAGATTTAGTTATAAAGATTCAAAACCAAGTTGAAGGGATAACCGAGCAGCTCGCTACTCGCTGGGCAAATGCCTATGGGTCTAGGGTTTGGGATATTTTGCATGAGCGAAAAGCTCTTGAGCAGTTAGGGCAAGATTTTGGTCACGGTTTATTCGAATCTGAAGTTCAGTATTTATGTGAAAATGAATGGGCAAATACGGCAGAAGATATATTGTGGCGTAGAACTAAGTTAGGTTTGGCATTTGATGAAAAACAAGTAAAAAATTTGGAAAGCTATTTGACTGGACGTCGACAAAAAGATGATGCCGCATAA